In Candidatus Flexicrinis affinis, the following are encoded in one genomic region:
- a CDS encoding metallophosphoesterase: protein MAPISSSDDPRIGVATHRVLAFTDRLQRLPRLAVAALLAACALPAFWAAGSGLGALTLIAAAANWAALIGLRVTDRSRGPDAASALGLGIVLSLGVTLAGLLGAVWLGVLWLIAITGVAVYSTWVEPFRLTVTHERKRIDGWKPAPPLRVLHLGDLHAEHFGPRERILQQQIAALRPDVIVFSGDFINLSYVGDPQVEADVRRIVAGWQAPLGVYAVSGTSPEIDQPSDPARYFDGHPCGESVVGRWATIHTPGGPLHIGGVETYHALKRDRAALADLLASRPEGGAALLLSHSPDLAPEAIDAGIDLMLSGHTHGGQLCLPGGVALLTGSHLGRRFVRGRVDVGRTTVYTTRGIGLEGLGAPRARLFCAPEITLWEVGA, encoded by the coding sequence ATGGCCCCGATTTCGTCAAGCGATGACCCGCGCATCGGCGTTGCGACGCACCGTGTTCTGGCGTTCACCGACCGATTGCAGCGGCTGCCACGACTGGCAGTCGCGGCGCTGTTGGCTGCCTGTGCGCTGCCGGCGTTTTGGGCCGCAGGGTCGGGGCTTGGCGCGCTGACTCTGATCGCCGCGGCCGCCAACTGGGCGGCGCTGATCGGCCTGCGGGTCACGGATCGCAGCCGCGGGCCGGATGCCGCGTCGGCGCTCGGGCTGGGGATCGTGCTCTCGCTTGGCGTCACACTGGCCGGCCTACTCGGCGCGGTGTGGCTGGGTGTGCTGTGGCTGATCGCGATCACCGGCGTGGCGGTGTACAGCACGTGGGTCGAGCCGTTCCGGTTGACGGTTACGCACGAACGCAAGCGCATCGACGGGTGGAAGCCCGCGCCGCCGCTGCGCGTGCTGCATCTCGGCGACCTGCACGCGGAACATTTCGGCCCGCGCGAACGTATCTTACAGCAGCAGATCGCGGCGCTTCGGCCGGACGTGATCGTGTTCAGCGGCGACTTCATCAACCTGTCGTACGTCGGCGATCCGCAGGTCGAGGCTGACGTTCGCCGGATCGTGGCGGGCTGGCAGGCGCCGTTGGGCGTGTATGCGGTGTCCGGCACCTCGCCGGAGATCGATCAGCCGTCCGATCCCGCACGCTACTTCGACGGGCATCCGTGCGGGGAAAGCGTGGTCGGGCGTTGGGCGACGATCCACACGCCCGGCGGTCCGCTGCACATCGGCGGGGTGGAGACGTACCACGCGCTCAAGCGCGACCGCGCGGCGTTGGCAGACCTGCTCGCGTCGCGGCCGGAAGGCGGGGCGGCACTGCTGCTCAGCCATTCGCCAGATCTCGCGCCGGAGGCGATCGACGCCGGGATCGACCTGATGTTGAGCGGGCATACGCACGGCGGGCAGTTGTGCTTGCCCGGAGGGGTCGCGCTGCTGACCGGAAGCCATCTTGGCCGACGGTTTGTGCGCGGGCGCGTCGATGTGGGCCGCACGACGGTCTACACGACGCGCGGGATTGGTTTGGAAGGACTGGGTGCGCCGCGCGCGCGCCTGTTTTGTGCGCCGGAAATCACACTGTGGGAGGTGGGTGCATGA
- a CDS encoding glycosyltransferase, with amino-acid sequence MIGIRILQVTFMAGTLFLALFTLSQAYLLARWLLVWLRGRHTLPDPPKPAKWPRVLVQLPIYNEGAVVRQLLAAAAALDYPRNRMTIQVLDDSTDDTADRAAALCAYYRRAGIDMQHIRRESRAGFKAGALAYGLSLRPDVPFAAVFDADFIPPRNFLRRTIPHLLAEQRAAFVQTRWDHLNPRQNWLTRAQQLAFDSYYLIEQTARSRTGLLMTFNGTGGVWRTAAITDAGGWSAETLTEDFDLSYRAQIRGWRAVFLPDVSVPGEIPPAAEAYKRQQMRWATGSDQTFLKMIGPVWRSKLSLIQKLMATTHLMQYLPHPVMLLLLLLAPLMIATSAYRGLPLGPLAVLSLVGPVMTLISQVLIGGAWLWRTAHYPLVMVLGTGMMWNNTRAVFRAVRSWRARRELTFDRTPKFGAQRPPRLPASAHTFVELALAGYALLVAFMAWRSVPAVAPLFGLYAVSLGLMSTSALWYAWRWPRNRPIPRASARAVDARPATESRRP; translated from the coding sequence ATGATCGGCATTCGCATACTGCAAGTGACATTTATGGCCGGGACGTTGTTTCTGGCCTTGTTTACCTTATCGCAAGCCTATTTGCTGGCCCGCTGGCTGCTGGTGTGGCTGCGCGGACGTCATACGCTGCCCGATCCGCCGAAACCGGCTAAGTGGCCGCGTGTGCTGGTGCAGCTCCCGATCTACAACGAAGGCGCGGTCGTGCGGCAGTTGTTGGCCGCAGCGGCCGCGCTTGATTACCCGCGCAATCGGATGACCATTCAGGTACTGGACGACAGCACCGACGACACCGCAGACCGCGCCGCCGCGCTGTGCGCGTACTACCGCCGCGCCGGGATCGACATGCAGCACATCCGCCGGGAATCGCGCGCAGGGTTCAAGGCGGGCGCGCTGGCGTACGGGCTATCGCTGCGGCCGGACGTCCCATTCGCGGCGGTGTTCGACGCCGACTTTATCCCGCCGCGGAACTTCTTGCGCCGCACGATTCCGCACCTGCTGGCCGAACAGCGCGCCGCGTTCGTGCAGACGCGTTGGGATCACCTCAACCCGAGGCAGAACTGGCTGACGCGCGCGCAGCAATTGGCGTTCGATTCATACTATCTGATCGAGCAGACGGCGCGCTCGCGCACGGGGCTGTTGATGACGTTCAACGGCACCGGCGGCGTTTGGCGCACGGCAGCGATCACCGACGCGGGCGGGTGGAGCGCCGAGACGCTGACCGAGGATTTCGACCTCAGCTACCGCGCGCAGATTCGCGGGTGGCGCGCGGTATTCCTGCCGGACGTATCGGTCCCGGGCGAGATTCCGCCGGCGGCCGAAGCCTACAAGCGCCAACAGATGCGCTGGGCGACCGGCAGCGATCAAACGTTCCTCAAGATGATCGGGCCGGTGTGGCGGTCAAAGCTGTCGTTGATCCAGAAGCTGATGGCGACGACGCACCTGATGCAGTACCTGCCGCATCCGGTCATGCTGCTCCTGCTGCTGCTGGCCCCGCTGATGATCGCCACTAGCGCGTATCGCGGCCTGCCGCTGGGGCCGCTGGCGGTGCTGTCGCTGGTCGGCCCGGTGATGACGCTCATCTCGCAGGTGCTGATCGGTGGCGCGTGGTTGTGGCGGACGGCGCATTACCCGCTGGTAATGGTGCTCGGCACGGGCATGATGTGGAACAACACGCGCGCGGTGTTTCGTGCCGTGCGCAGTTGGCGCGCCCGCCGCGAGCTGACGTTTGACCGCACGCCCAAGTTCGGCGCACAGCGTCCGCCGCGCTTGCCGGCCTCGGCGCATACGTTCGTCGAGTTAGCACTGGCGGGGTACGCACTGTTGGTGGCGTTCATGGCGTGGCGGTCGGTGCCGGCTGTGGCGCCGCTGTTCGGGCTGTATGCCGTGTCGCTCGGCCTGATGTCGACCTCGGCGCTGTGGTATGCGTGGCGTTGGCCGCGCAACCGCCCAATCCCGCGCGCCTCGGCCCGCGCCGTGGACGCCCGCCCCGCAACCGAGTCCCGGCGGCCGTAG
- a CDS encoding pentapeptide repeat-containing protein, with amino-acid sequence MLIGANWDGADLHDVNFSKANLRQIHLESANLSGANLRGSNLRSAIADNAIFAGANLSGANLMYARLVGANLTKARLTGTDLTAADLTGALLSGANLLGAKLDEFTTLPDGTRWTPTTNLTTFVTRR; translated from the coding sequence ATGCTCATCGGTGCAAACTGGGACGGTGCCGATCTGCATGACGTCAACTTCTCAAAGGCCAACCTGCGTCAAATTCATCTCGAATCAGCGAACTTGAGCGGCGCGAATCTGCGAGGATCGAATCTACGCAGCGCGATCGCGGACAACGCCATCTTTGCCGGGGCGAATCTGAGCGGGGCCAACCTCATGTATGCCCGTCTCGTGGGCGCGAACCTGACCAAAGCGCGCCTGACCGGCACCGACCTGACGGCGGCCGACTTGACCGGGGCGCTGCTGTCCGGGGCGAATCTGCTCGGCGCCAAGCTGGACGAATTCACAACGCTGCCGGACGGAACCCGCTGGACCCCGACCACGAACCTCACGACCTTCGTTACGCGGCGCTAG
- a CDS encoding IS110 family transposase — MASYLGIDVSKDQLDAVLLREDGQRESGRFDNTRKGFNQLRHFLKKRGKGIVHVGLEATGHYGDEVALFLHEAGYLVSVINPAQIKSYADSQLRRTKTDASDAAVIADFCRTQQPTPWQPPAPEVRELQALMRHRGALLQMRQQENNRLASGQHSATVRHSIQEHVAFITQQLDDLDRRIRQHLDQYPDLRRQRDLLTSIPGIGDVTAAQLLAELPSWAASASPRQIAAYAGLAPRQHISGSSVRRPSRLSKRGSTRLRRALYMPAISAKRYLPALHAFAQRLLDAGKPTMAVIAAVMRKLLLLAHAILKSGRPFDPNYALHFTPTT; from the coding sequence ATGGCCAGTTACCTGGGGATCGACGTGTCGAAGGATCAATTGGATGCGGTGCTGCTGCGGGAAGATGGCCAACGCGAGAGCGGCCGTTTCGACAACACGCGCAAGGGGTTTAACCAGCTGCGCCACTTTCTGAAGAAGCGGGGCAAAGGTATTGTCCACGTTGGACTGGAAGCGACCGGACATTACGGCGACGAGGTGGCGTTGTTTCTGCACGAAGCTGGCTACCTCGTCAGCGTCATCAATCCGGCGCAGATCAAGAGCTATGCCGACAGCCAGCTGCGGCGCACCAAGACGGATGCCAGCGACGCCGCGGTCATCGCCGACTTCTGCCGCACCCAGCAGCCCACACCTTGGCAACCGCCCGCGCCGGAAGTGCGCGAGCTACAAGCGCTGATGCGACACCGCGGTGCCTTATTGCAGATGCGTCAGCAGGAGAACAACCGGCTGGCCTCGGGTCAACACTCGGCCACGGTTCGCCACTCCATTCAAGAGCACGTGGCGTTCATTACCCAACAACTCGACGACCTCGACCGCCGCATTCGCCAGCATCTGGACCAGTATCCCGATCTGCGTCGCCAACGCGACCTGCTCACCTCGATCCCGGGCATTGGCGATGTGACTGCGGCACAGTTGCTGGCCGAACTGCCGTCCTGGGCGGCCAGTGCCTCCCCACGCCAGATTGCCGCTTACGCCGGACTGGCGCCGCGTCAACATATCTCGGGCAGTTCGGTGCGTCGGCCTTCCCGGTTGTCCAAGCGCGGGTCGACCCGTCTACGCCGGGCTCTCTACATGCCGGCCATCTCCGCTAAGCGCTACTTGCCCGCCCTGCATGCCTTCGCCCAGCGATTACTGGACGCAGGCAAGCCCACCATGGCCGTGATCGCCGCCGTCATGCGCAAATTACTGCTGTTGGCCCATGCCATCCTCAAGTCCGGCCGGCCCTTCGACCCCAACTATGCTCTTCACTTCACGCCGACCACTTGA
- a CDS encoding 1-acyl-sn-glycerol-3-phosphate acyltransferase, with protein MAQNRRLRYPRRVFVRSLIRLFGRAVGALAARPEVIGRENLPAKGPLILVGNHIAIIEVGMMMTYTPYPLEVMAAGDIPLDPRYKWMADLWGFIPIKRGSMDRDGMNMALDVLDQGGVVGLFPEGGIWETTIRQARQGVAWLSSKANAPIVPIGFGGIEGALTKMLRFERPRMTMNIGQPIPPIRTDVPGRARKDVLQEGADYVMQRISELIPEDERRVRKQPYVSETFNFKMELSSLDGVALPIPDELEIVDKHGLSKLFHRPVMMDVFKRNLNLPVRPLLNTRRASAPADVVAATQSILTYLDGNKYFFHYRFGHSDGEAMMRGLKQLHAAAAWMAEHYPEARLRLKPIRRYIRVDTNQEVEEDAPAEMHEM; from the coding sequence ATGGCCCAGAATCGTCGTCTTCGTTACCCCCGCCGCGTGTTCGTCCGCAGCCTGATTCGGCTGTTCGGGCGGGCCGTCGGCGCACTTGCCGCCCGCCCGGAGGTCATCGGCCGCGAGAATTTGCCGGCGAAAGGCCCGCTGATTCTGGTCGGCAACCACATCGCCATCATCGAAGTCGGCATGATGATGACCTATACCCCGTATCCGCTGGAGGTTATGGCCGCCGGCGACATCCCGCTTGATCCGCGTTACAAGTGGATGGCCGACCTGTGGGGCTTCATCCCGATCAAGCGGGGCAGCATGGACCGCGACGGCATGAACATGGCGCTCGACGTGCTCGATCAGGGCGGCGTCGTCGGCCTGTTCCCCGAGGGCGGCATTTGGGAGACGACCATCCGGCAGGCGCGGCAGGGCGTCGCGTGGCTGTCGAGCAAGGCCAACGCCCCGATCGTCCCGATCGGGTTCGGCGGCATCGAAGGCGCGCTGACCAAGATGCTGCGCTTCGAGCGCCCGCGCATGACGATGAACATCGGCCAGCCTATTCCGCCGATCCGTACCGACGTCCCCGGCCGCGCCCGGAAGGACGTGCTGCAGGAAGGCGCCGACTACGTCATGCAGCGCATCTCCGAACTGATCCCCGAGGACGAACGGCGCGTGCGCAAACAGCCGTACGTCAGCGAGACGTTCAACTTCAAGATGGAGCTGAGCAGCCTCGACGGCGTCGCGCTGCCGATCCCCGACGAGTTGGAGATCGTGGACAAGCACGGCCTGAGCAAGCTTTTCCATCGGCCCGTGATGATGGACGTGTTCAAGCGCAACCTGAACCTGCCTGTGCGCCCGCTGTTGAACACTCGGCGCGCGTCTGCCCCCGCCGATGTCGTTGCAGCAACGCAGTCAATCCTCACCTACCTCGACGGCAACAAGTACTTCTTCCACTATCGCTTCGGCCACAGCGACGGCGAAGCGATGATGCGCGGCCTCAAGCAGCTTCACGCCGCAGCCGCGTGGATGGCCGAACACTACCCCGAAGCCCGGCTGAGGCTCAAACCCATCCGGCGCTACATCCGCGTCGACACCAACCAGGAGGTTGAAGAGGACGCGCCGGCCGAAATGCATGAGATGTAG
- a CDS encoding trypsin-like peptidase domain-containing protein has product MSVPRLNRVAGVFMALILLVAGFALGTSVVSLTATDVAQVAPLNVNTQGVPLSDVERIYADVYNRVSPSVVAINVLSRTSAGSGSGFVIDKDGHIVTNFHVVDGATAIEVNFLDGTITRAEIIGTDLNSDLAVIKVSDVPADRLIPVTFGSSDELVPGQQVLAIGSPFGQRWTMTAGIVSALDRAISGFTQFQIGGVIQTDAPINPGNSGGPLLNLNGEVVGVNSQISSETRSNSGIGFAVPSNLTLRVATELIETGTVNYSYIGIQGRDLRLTDAEALGLPNNVRGVVVTTVFRGGPAAASGLRPSTLLQNNREDISTADIIVGIEGEPLQGFDTLISYLAKYTVPGDTVTLNVLRDGQTIDVPVTLQPRPAQ; this is encoded by the coding sequence ATGTCCGTACCACGCTTGAATCGGGTCGCGGGGGTCTTCATGGCCCTCATTCTGCTGGTTGCCGGGTTTGCGCTCGGCACCTCGGTTGTCTCGCTCACCGCCACCGACGTCGCCCAAGTCGCACCGTTGAACGTCAACACTCAGGGCGTCCCGCTCTCCGACGTCGAACGCATTTACGCCGACGTCTACAACCGCGTTAGCCCGTCCGTCGTGGCGATCAACGTCCTCAGCCGCACGTCGGCCGGCAGCGGCTCAGGCTTCGTCATCGACAAAGACGGCCACATCGTCACCAACTTCCACGTTGTCGACGGCGCGACCGCCATCGAGGTCAACTTCCTCGACGGTACCATCACACGCGCCGAAATCATCGGCACCGACCTCAACAGCGACTTGGCCGTCATCAAGGTCTCGGACGTCCCGGCCGACCGGCTGATCCCGGTCACCTTCGGCTCGTCCGATGAACTTGTGCCCGGCCAGCAGGTGCTGGCGATCGGCAGCCCGTTCGGCCAGCGCTGGACCATGACCGCCGGAATCGTGAGCGCGCTCGACCGCGCCATCAGCGGCTTCACGCAGTTCCAGATCGGCGGCGTGATCCAGACCGACGCGCCGATCAACCCCGGCAACAGCGGAGGTCCGCTGCTCAACCTGAACGGCGAAGTGGTCGGCGTCAATTCGCAGATCAGCAGCGAGACGCGCAGCAACAGCGGCATCGGCTTTGCGGTACCGAGCAACCTGACCCTGCGCGTGGCGACCGAACTGATCGAGACCGGCACGGTCAACTACAGCTACATCGGCATTCAGGGCCGCGACCTGCGCCTGACCGACGCCGAGGCGCTCGGGCTGCCCAACAATGTGCGCGGCGTGGTGGTGACCACCGTGTTCCGCGGTGGCCCCGCTGCTGCTTCCGGCTTGCGCCCGTCCACCCTGCTGCAGAACAACCGCGAGGACATCTCGACCGCGGACATCATCGTCGGCATCGAGGGCGAGCCGCTGCAAGGGTTCGACACGCTGATCTCGTACCTCGCCAAGTACACCGTCCCCGGCGACACGGTGACGCTCAATGTCCTGCGCGACGGCCAGACCATCGACGTGCCGGTAACTCTGCAGCCCCGCCCGGCGCAGTAG